One genomic segment of Photobacterium sp. DA100 includes these proteins:
- a CDS encoding NapC/NirT family cytochrome c has translation MKLLKTFWRRLTSPSKVAVGLVLFMGFMGGLLFWGAFNTGMEATNTEEFCAGCHAPIVKEIRETVHFANRSGVRAICSDCHVPHNWTDKIVRKVQASKELVAYAMGTISTEEKFEERRGYLANREWHRMKENDSQECRNCHEFEYMDFSEQGSRSAKQHSTALASGDKTCVDCHKGIAHKLPDMSGIEGWQ, from the coding sequence ATGAAACTATTGAAAACGTTTTGGCGTCGACTGACATCTCCGAGTAAGGTCGCTGTCGGTTTGGTGTTGTTCATGGGCTTCATGGGCGGCTTGCTGTTCTGGGGGGCATTCAACACCGGTATGGAAGCGACCAACACCGAAGAGTTCTGTGCTGGCTGTCACGCTCCGATCGTTAAAGAGATCCGTGAAACGGTACACTTTGCCAACCGCTCAGGTGTCCGCGCGATTTGTTCTGATTGTCACGTGCCACATAACTGGACCGATAAAATTGTTCGTAAGGTTCAGGCATCGAAAGAGTTGGTGGCATATGCGATGGGGACGATCAGTACCGAAGAGAAGTTTGAGGAACGTCGGGGCTATCTTGCTAACCGCGAGTGGCACCGGATGAAGGAAAATGACTCACAGGAGTGCCGAAACTGTCACGAGTTTGAGTACATGGACTTCTCTGAGCAGGGAAGCCGCAGCGCGAAACAGCACTCTACGGCATTGGCGTCCGGCGATAAGACCTGTGTAGATTGCCATAAGGGGATTGCCCACAAACTACCTGATATGTCTGGTATTGAAGGCTGGCAGTAA
- a CDS encoding nitrate reductase cytochrome c-type subunit → MKRLVLAVMAFGMMLAGAVHSAEELHNPGGIGGLESLRGASELEATRAADPMKRYPRDQGTIDSDYVYQPPLVPHTIRNYEVSKNANKCLACHSWKNANEMGATKISVTHYQSPREGQVLSDVSPARYFCLQCHVPQADAKPLVENDFQRVDALR, encoded by the coding sequence ATGAAACGATTAGTTCTAGCAGTAATGGCATTTGGCATGATGCTGGCTGGTGCTGTGCATAGTGCAGAAGAGCTGCACAATCCGGGGGGTATCGGTGGTCTGGAGTCACTACGTGGTGCCAGCGAACTGGAAGCGACCCGCGCGGCGGATCCGATGAAGCGCTACCCTCGCGATCAGGGTACGATCGATAGCGATTATGTTTACCAGCCACCTTTGGTACCGCATACGATCCGAAATTACGAAGTGTCGAAAAATGCCAATAAGTGTCTAGCCTGTCATAGCTGGAAAAATGCCAACGAAATGGGGGCGACTAAGATCAGCGTGACACACTACCAGTCACCACGTGAAGGTCAGGTATTGTCAGATGTGTCACCAGCACGTTACTTCTGTTTGCAGTGTCACGTACCACAAGCAGATGCTAAGCCGTTGGTTGAAAATGACTTCCAGCGTGTTGATGCGTTGCGCTAA
- the napF gene encoding ferredoxin-type protein NapF, producing the protein MFDRSRRRLLTRRRKPDLQRMPWVVEEEIFTDTCTRCNKCINACETQIIAKGDGGFPSVDFQRGECTFCYRCAEACPEPLFQPQSEQPWPLVAQVNEGCLAHHNIECRSCGDACEVMAIRFKLQPGCVARPELESSVCTGCGACVSVCPASAITMVNNDNEES; encoded by the coding sequence ATGTTTGATCGTTCCCGTCGTCGATTACTGACACGGCGTCGCAAGCCTGACCTGCAGCGGATGCCCTGGGTGGTCGAAGAAGAGATTTTCACCGACACCTGTACCCGGTGCAACAAGTGTATCAATGCATGTGAAACACAAATTATTGCCAAAGGCGACGGAGGTTTTCCTTCCGTCGACTTTCAGCGTGGTGAATGCACATTCTGTTACCGCTGTGCCGAGGCTTGTCCCGAGCCGCTGTTTCAGCCGCAATCAGAGCAGCCATGGCCTTTGGTGGCACAGGTTAATGAGGGTTGCCTGGCCCACCACAACATTGAGTGCCGAAGCTGCGGTGATGCGTGCGAGGTGATGGCGATTCGGTTCAAACTGCAACCGGGCTGTGTTGCCCGTCCTGAGCTGGAGAGCTCAGTTTGCACGGGGTGTGGTGCATGTGTGTCGGTCTGCCCGGCATCGGCAATTACCATGGTGAATAACGATAACGAAGAGAGTTAG
- a CDS encoding DUF4156 domain-containing protein: protein MIKTRPRLLLLPAIMLAGCSTTPLSDNAGGVALTWDANDIRNTCERRGTLIGSQGSWYNYWFISDRDLTRGALNQLQNQAYELGANKVSLYSPPDFSTSVTLIGNAYYCE, encoded by the coding sequence ATGATCAAAACAAGGCCACGGCTTTTACTGCTGCCGGCAATAATGCTGGCAGGATGCAGTACGACGCCACTGTCAGACAATGCCGGAGGGGTCGCACTGACCTGGGATGCCAATGATATACGCAACACCTGCGAAAGACGGGGAACACTTATCGGCTCCCAAGGCAGTTGGTACAACTATTGGTTCATCAGCGATAGGGATCTTACTCGGGGGGCATTGAACCAGCTGCAAAATCAAGCTTATGAGCTTGGTGCGAACAAGGTATCACTATACAGCCCACCCGACTTCTCAACATCAGTGACCCTGATAGGCAATGCCTACTATTGCGAATAG
- the napA gene encoding periplasmic nitrate reductase subunit alpha, producing the protein MKMTRRAFVKANAAASAAAVAGISLPASATNLIVSSDETKIKWDKAPCRFCGTGCSVLVGTQNGRVVATQGDPEAPVNKGLNCIKGYFLSKIMYGRDRLQSPMLRMKDGKFHKDGDFQPVSWDQAFDVMAEKWKEALKKHGPSGVGMFGSGQWTVMEGYAAAKMMKAGFRSNNIDPNARHCMASAVVGFMRTFGIDEPMGCYDDFENADSFVLWGSNMAEMHPVLWTRLTDRRLSNPHVKVNVLSTYYHRSFELADNGMIFEPQTDLAIGNFIANYIIQNDAVNWDFVNKHTNFKRADTDIGYGLRDEDPRQKKAKNANSGAMHAMTFEEYKASVAEYTVEKASEMSGVPQEKLIELAKQYADPNTKVMSLWTMGMNQHTRGVWMNSLVYNIHLLTGKISQPGNSPFSLTGQPSACGTAREVGTFAHRLPADMVVANPKHRAVAEKIWKLPEGTIPPKPGYHAVLHDRMLKDGKMNAYWVMCNNNMQAGPNINQERLPGYRNPENFIVCSDPYPTATAQAADLVLPTAMWVEKEGAYGNAERRTQAWYQQVETQGESKSDLWQIMEFSKRFKVEEVWGEELLAKAPQYRGKTMYDILFRNGQVDKFPMSETQPLNDDAKAQGFYVQKGLFEEYAAFGRGKAHDLAPYDTYHQVRGLRWPVVDGKETQWRFAEGSDPYVPAGEGFRFYGHKDGKANIIFAPFEPAPEVPDEEYDLWMSTGRVLEHWHTGTMTRRVPELYKAVPDALCYIHPDDAASRGLRRGDEVLVASRRGEVRCRVETRGRNRPPVGLVFIPFFDARILVNKLILDATDPLSKQTDFKKCPVKITKV; encoded by the coding sequence ATGAAAATGACAAGACGTGCGTTTGTGAAAGCAAACGCCGCTGCATCGGCAGCAGCTGTAGCGGGGATCTCGCTGCCAGCATCAGCAACTAACTTAATTGTTAGTTCTGACGAAACCAAAATTAAGTGGGATAAAGCGCCTTGTCGTTTTTGTGGTACAGGTTGTTCAGTACTAGTCGGTACACAGAATGGTCGTGTTGTGGCGACTCAGGGTGATCCGGAAGCGCCGGTCAACAAGGGCCTGAACTGTATCAAGGGTTACTTCCTGTCGAAAATCATGTACGGCCGGGATCGTCTGCAGTCACCAATGCTGCGTATGAAAGACGGCAAGTTCCATAAAGATGGCGACTTCCAGCCAGTCTCTTGGGATCAGGCGTTCGATGTGATGGCCGAGAAATGGAAAGAAGCACTTAAAAAGCATGGTCCATCGGGCGTAGGTATGTTTGGCTCAGGCCAGTGGACCGTAATGGAAGGCTATGCCGCAGCGAAGATGATGAAGGCCGGCTTCCGCTCTAACAACATCGACCCGAATGCACGCCACTGTATGGCATCTGCCGTAGTGGGCTTCATGCGTACCTTTGGTATCGATGAGCCGATGGGCTGTTACGATGACTTCGAAAATGCGGACTCGTTCGTGCTTTGGGGCTCGAACATGGCGGAAATGCACCCAGTTTTGTGGACCCGTTTGACTGACCGCCGTCTGAGCAACCCGCACGTGAAAGTAAACGTGTTGTCGACGTACTACCACCGTTCGTTCGAGCTGGCTGACAACGGCATGATCTTCGAGCCGCAAACTGACCTTGCAATTGGTAACTTCATCGCTAACTACATCATCCAGAACGATGCAGTTAACTGGGACTTCGTCAACAAGCACACCAACTTCAAGCGTGCCGATACCGATATCGGTTACGGCCTGCGTGACGAAGACCCTCGCCAGAAGAAAGCGAAAAATGCCAACTCTGGTGCCATGCATGCCATGACATTCGAAGAGTACAAGGCCTCTGTTGCAGAGTACACCGTCGAGAAAGCGTCTGAAATGTCGGGTGTTCCGCAAGAGAAGCTGATCGAGCTGGCGAAGCAGTACGCAGACCCTAATACCAAGGTGATGTCACTGTGGACCATGGGCATGAACCAGCACACCCGTGGTGTGTGGATGAACAGCCTGGTGTACAACATCCACCTGCTAACCGGTAAGATTTCTCAGCCGGGCAACAGCCCATTCTCGCTAACGGGCCAGCCATCGGCATGTGGTACGGCGCGTGAAGTGGGTACTTTTGCACACCGCCTGCCTGCAGACATGGTGGTTGCGAATCCTAAGCACCGTGCGGTTGCCGAGAAGATTTGGAAACTGCCGGAAGGCACGATTCCACCGAAGCCGGGTTACCACGCCGTCTTGCACGACCGTATGCTCAAGGACGGCAAGATGAATGCCTACTGGGTAATGTGTAACAACAACATGCAGGCAGGCCCGAACATCAACCAGGAGCGTCTGCCGGGCTACCGTAACCCAGAGAACTTTATCGTATGTTCTGACCCATACCCAACCGCAACGGCTCAGGCTGCTGACCTTGTTCTTCCTACCGCGATGTGGGTCGAGAAGGAAGGTGCTTACGGCAACGCAGAGCGTCGTACCCAAGCATGGTACCAGCAGGTTGAAACCCAGGGCGAGTCTAAGTCTGACCTTTGGCAGATCATGGAGTTCTCCAAGCGCTTCAAGGTTGAGGAAGTGTGGGGCGAAGAGCTACTGGCGAAAGCACCGCAGTACCGTGGCAAGACCATGTATGACATCCTGTTCCGTAACGGTCAGGTTGATAAATTCCCAATGTCTGAAACCCAGCCATTGAACGATGACGCTAAAGCACAAGGCTTCTACGTCCAGAAAGGTCTGTTCGAAGAATATGCGGCGTTCGGTCGTGGTAAAGCGCACGACTTGGCACCATACGACACATACCATCAGGTGCGCGGTCTTCGCTGGCCGGTTGTTGACGGCAAAGAGACCCAGTGGCGTTTTGCTGAAGGCTCGGATCCATATGTACCCGCAGGTGAAGGCTTCCGCTTCTACGGCCACAAAGACGGCAAGGCAAACATCATCTTTGCGCCATTTGAGCCAGCACCCGAAGTACCAGATGAAGAATATGACCTTTGGATGTCAACTGGCCGTGTACTTGAGCACTGGCATACCGGCACCATGACTCGCCGCGTTCCTGAGCTTTACAAAGCGGTTCCGGATGCACTGTGTTACATCCACCCGGATGATGCCGCGTCACGAGGCCTGCGTCGTGGTGATGAAGTACTGGTTGCTTCTCGCCGTGGTGAAGTTCGCTGCCGTGTTGAGACCCGTGGTCGTAACCGTCCACCTGTGGGCTTGGTATTCATTCCATTCTTTGATGCCCGTATTTTGGTGAACAAGTTGATTCTTGATGCAACCGATCCGCTATCCAAGCAGACCGACTTCAAGAAGTGTCCTGTGAAGATCACCAAAGTATAA
- a CDS encoding MAPEG family protein, translating to MTPAFWCIIVMILINYFLAGIGGWLTVRQTGKLDINQPRIQDRGLTGAAARVKAAQANGWEILPVFSSCVFIAHLAGVPAHESALPAYLFVISRVLYFICYAFKLSPWRTIIFVLGILTNIWLIKLAIHYGS from the coding sequence ATGACCCCTGCATTCTGGTGTATTATCGTCATGATCCTGATTAACTATTTTCTGGCGGGGATCGGGGGGTGGTTGACCGTACGCCAAACCGGCAAACTCGATATCAATCAACCTCGCATCCAAGACCGCGGACTCACCGGCGCTGCCGCCAGGGTAAAAGCGGCCCAGGCCAATGGCTGGGAGATCCTGCCGGTATTCTCAAGCTGTGTCTTCATTGCTCACCTGGCTGGGGTACCCGCCCATGAATCCGCCCTCCCCGCCTACCTCTTCGTCATCAGCCGAGTACTCTATTTCATCTGCTACGCCTTCAAGCTCAGCCCATGGCGCACCATCATCTTCGTCCTCGGGATCCTGACCAATATCTGGCTGATCAAACTGGCTATTCACTACGGCAGCTGA
- a CDS encoding chaperone NapD, with protein MALQEVHISSLVVHVKPAYLASVKEQIAVMPNAEIYGDSEEGKIIVVLETENQGYVTDTIDKINNLEHVLTTFLVYHQIEHFDSQSEEDS; from the coding sequence ATGGCATTACAAGAAGTACACATTTCCAGTTTGGTTGTTCATGTCAAGCCGGCGTATCTGGCCTCTGTCAAAGAGCAGATTGCTGTAATGCCGAATGCGGAAATTTACGGCGACAGTGAAGAAGGGAAGATCATTGTGGTTCTGGAAACCGAAAACCAGGGCTACGTGACTGACACCATAGATAAAATCAATAACTTAGAACACGTTTTAACCACGTTTTTAGTGTATCACCAAATCGAACACTTCGACTCGCAATCTGAGGAAGATTCATGA
- a CDS encoding ArsC family reductase, which yields MSTIAYGIKNCDTIKKMKKWLEAENIEYTFHDYRVDGLDRGMLEQFEAELGWEAMVNKRGTTYRQLSDEQKAGLNQQSAIELMLEYPAMIKRPLLVHNNGYHLGFKPAQYQEIFHTH from the coding sequence ATGAGTACAATTGCTTACGGCATCAAAAATTGCGACACCATCAAGAAAATGAAGAAGTGGCTAGAAGCCGAAAATATCGAATACACCTTCCATGACTACCGTGTCGACGGCCTTGACCGTGGCATGCTGGAGCAGTTCGAGGCCGAGCTGGGCTGGGAGGCCATGGTCAACAAGCGCGGCACTACCTACCGCCAGCTGAGCGACGAGCAAAAAGCCGGCTTGAACCAGCAAAGCGCCATCGAATTGATGCTGGAGTACCCGGCAATGATCAAGCGCCCGCTGCTGGTCCACAACAACGGCTACCATTTGGGCTTCAAGCCGGCCCAGTACCAAGAAATTTTCCACACCCATTAA
- the dapE gene encoding succinyl-diaminopimelate desuccinylase, with product MSDSPVLALAKDFISRQSVTPEDAGCQDVMIARLEKLGFKIETMVFEDTTNLWARRGTEAPLFVFAGHTDVVPAGNLDKWHTAPFEPTIIDGYLHGRGAADMKGSLACMIVAIERFLADNPDHNGSIALLITSDEEGPFINGTTRVIDTLEARNEKIDMCIVGEPSSTHSVGDVVKNGRRGSITGDVNIKGTQGHVAYPHLADNPVHRAMPALAELAATTWDNGNAYFPPTSFQIANLSAGTGASNVIPGEFHVQFNFRFSTELTADDIKRKVHSVLDAHGLDYDLAWTFSGHPFLTDEGTLLEAVVEAIEEVNHKKPELLTTGGTSDGRFIARTGAQVIELGPVNATIHKVNECVKVADLEKLTDMYQKVMEKIL from the coding sequence ATGTCAGATAGCCCGGTTCTCGCCCTGGCGAAAGACTTTATCAGCCGCCAGTCAGTGACCCCTGAAGATGCTGGCTGCCAGGACGTGATGATTGCGCGCCTGGAAAAGCTTGGCTTTAAGATCGAAACCATGGTGTTTGAAGATACCACCAACCTATGGGCCCGTCGCGGCACGGAAGCTCCGCTGTTTGTCTTTGCTGGCCATACCGATGTGGTTCCCGCGGGCAATCTCGACAAGTGGCATACTGCACCTTTCGAGCCTACCATCATCGATGGTTATCTCCACGGCCGAGGGGCAGCCGATATGAAAGGCTCGCTGGCCTGTATGATTGTGGCGATTGAGCGCTTCCTTGCCGATAACCCTGATCACAATGGCTCTATCGCCTTGCTGATCACCTCCGACGAAGAAGGCCCGTTCATCAACGGTACCACCCGGGTGATTGATACCCTAGAAGCCCGTAATGAAAAGATCGACATGTGCATTGTTGGTGAACCGTCGAGCACTCACTCTGTTGGTGATGTGGTGAAGAACGGCCGCCGTGGCTCGATCACTGGTGATGTCAATATCAAGGGCACCCAGGGCCATGTCGCCTACCCGCACCTTGCCGACAACCCGGTTCACCGTGCCATGCCGGCACTGGCCGAACTGGCAGCGACAACCTGGGACAACGGCAATGCCTACTTCCCACCGACGAGCTTTCAAATCGCCAACCTGTCAGCCGGCACCGGCGCGTCGAACGTGATCCCGGGTGAGTTCCATGTCCAGTTCAACTTCCGTTTCAGCACCGAGCTGACCGCTGATGATATCAAGCGCAAGGTCCACTCCGTGCTCGATGCCCACGGCCTTGATTATGACCTAGCCTGGACCTTCAGCGGCCACCCATTCCTGACCGACGAAGGCACCTTGCTTGAAGCCGTGGTTGAAGCCATCGAAGAAGTGAACCACAAAAAACCAGAGCTGCTGACCACAGGCGGTACCTCTGACGGACGCTTCATTGCCCGTACCGGTGCACAGGTTATCGAGCTCGGCCCAGTCAACGCAACCATCCACAAGGTCAATGAATGCGTGAAGGTCGCCGATCTGGAAAAACTCACCGACATGTACCAAAAAGTGATGGAAAAAATCCTTTAA
- a CDS encoding helix-turn-helix domain-containing protein — protein sequence MELNPVFARRLYLALLVEQLDRPNVPKLIEITGWPRRTIQDVLKALPGFGIELAFVQDGKRHNDGYYQLSDWGPFDVNWVESKERDIISSVSS from the coding sequence ATGGAATTGAATCCGGTTTTTGCCCGTCGTCTTTATCTTGCTTTGCTCGTTGAGCAGCTAGATCGTCCCAATGTTCCTAAGCTGATTGAAATTACCGGTTGGCCGCGACGTACCATTCAGGATGTTCTTAAAGCCCTGCCGGGGTTTGGCATTGAGTTGGCCTTTGTCCAAGACGGTAAGCGTCATAATGATGGCTATTACCAACTGAGCGACTGGGGACCATTTGATGTCAATTGGGTTGAATCGAAAGAAAGGGATATTATCTCTTCCGTGTCGAGTTGA
- the narQ gene encoding nitrate/nitrite two-component system sensor histidine kinase NarQ, whose translation MKNRPLKPVTTTIARAMLAILLLSVVTTSFALLTLASSLNDAEAVNVSGSLRMQSYRLAYDIQTQSPHLQAHLDMFEKSLFSPSMAALEHWTVPTNIKMHYYNLIGRWEDLHPLLHNGNERLFLSEVANFVDRIDQFVYELQEFSIIKLQLLSIVGGLGLSLILIAALFTIHFTQRKIVTPLNQMVIASEQIQEGKFDLTLDVKSDNELGILAGTFTTMATELGKLYRNLEKKVDEKTRRLRQANESLQVLYDCSQELSQSRLSTKNFAVMLDTLLAIEGLTAAKLLIEESSGNNTEILAGEPSGNNWHYHDLELDGQVLGQLWWQDTLPCPDKNLIENISRTLARGIYYNRAQKQSEQLLLMEERATIARELHDSLAQSLSYLKIQVTLLKRQLGQGDQTQTMAIISDIDQGLSGAYTQLRELLSTFRLTIKEANFGEALVEMLKPLEEQSDALLIIDNQLSSLSLDAHHQVHLLQLIREAVLNAIKHAQADEIIITCQQDNETVTINISDDGIGFDPADEKLNHYGLAIMTERASRLHGTLEINTTKDSGSKVTLQFQPESQG comes from the coding sequence GTGAAAAACAGGCCTCTAAAGCCCGTCACTACCACTATTGCCAGGGCGATGCTCGCAATCCTGCTTCTTTCCGTGGTGACCACCAGCTTTGCCTTACTGACTTTGGCTTCCAGTTTGAATGATGCCGAAGCGGTCAACGTCTCCGGCTCATTGCGCATGCAGAGTTACCGATTGGCTTATGATATCCAGACCCAGTCGCCTCACCTTCAAGCACACCTGGATATGTTTGAGAAGTCCTTGTTTTCGCCTTCAATGGCGGCACTGGAACACTGGACGGTACCGACCAATATCAAGATGCACTACTACAACTTGATTGGCCGCTGGGAAGACTTACACCCTTTGCTGCATAACGGAAATGAACGGCTATTTCTCAGCGAAGTCGCAAATTTTGTCGACCGTATCGACCAATTTGTCTACGAGTTACAGGAATTTTCCATCATCAAGCTACAGCTCCTGTCGATCGTCGGCGGGCTGGGACTGAGTTTGATCCTCATTGCCGCGCTGTTCACTATCCATTTTACCCAGCGCAAAATCGTCACCCCGCTTAACCAAATGGTCATTGCCAGTGAGCAAATCCAAGAAGGCAAGTTCGACCTTACCCTCGATGTCAAAAGTGACAACGAGCTGGGCATCCTGGCCGGCACGTTTACGACCATGGCGACCGAGCTCGGCAAGCTATACCGGAACCTGGAAAAAAAAGTCGATGAAAAAACCCGCCGCCTGCGCCAAGCCAACGAATCGTTACAGGTGCTGTATGACTGCTCGCAAGAGCTGTCGCAAAGCCGCTTAAGTACCAAGAACTTTGCGGTGATGCTCGATACTCTGCTGGCCATTGAGGGGCTGACCGCAGCCAAGCTGCTCATCGAAGAGAGCAGTGGCAACAATACTGAAATCCTCGCCGGTGAACCATCGGGCAACAACTGGCATTACCACGACCTCGAGCTCGACGGCCAGGTACTGGGCCAATTATGGTGGCAAGACACCCTCCCTTGCCCCGATAAGAACCTGATTGAAAACATCTCTCGCACGCTGGCCCGTGGGATCTACTACAACCGTGCCCAGAAGCAGTCAGAGCAGTTATTATTGATGGAGGAGCGTGCTACGATTGCGCGCGAGTTGCATGACTCCCTTGCCCAGTCTCTGTCGTACCTTAAAATTCAAGTCACCCTGCTCAAAAGGCAGCTAGGGCAAGGCGATCAGACGCAGACCATGGCAATTATCAGTGATATTGACCAAGGGCTCTCCGGGGCTTATACCCAGTTACGGGAGCTACTAAGTACCTTCCGGCTCACAATCAAGGAAGCAAACTTTGGTGAAGCATTGGTAGAAATGCTAAAACCTCTAGAAGAACAGAGCGATGCTTTATTGATAATAGATAACCAGCTTTCATCACTGAGTCTGGATGCCCATCATCAGGTGCACTTATTGCAACTGATCAGAGAAGCAGTACTCAATGCCATCAAGCATGCACAAGCTGATGAAATCATTATTACCTGCCAGCAAGATAACGAGACTGTGACGATCAATATCAGCGATGACGGAATAGGTTTTGATCCGGCCGATGAAAAACTCAATCATTACGGCCTAGCAATTATGACCGAGCGGGCTTCACGCCTTCACGGTACACTGGAAATCAATACAACCAAGGACTCTGGCAGCAAAGTCACCCTTCAGTTTCAGCCTGAGTCCCAAGGATAA
- a CDS encoding response regulator, with the protein MTCWKIMIVDDHPLMRRGISQLLSFENDFEMVGEASNGADAVVLAQEKEPDLILLDLNMKGMSGLDTLNAMRAEGIQARIVVLTVSDSRSDVKALVNAGADGYLLKDTEPDQLIALLKQAMCGGQAFSDLVREYLADSAEQDSLLDTLTDREMQILKEVAKGYRNKQIADNLFISEATVKVHMKSLLKKLQVKSRTAATVLYLESQGQ; encoded by the coding sequence ATGACGTGTTGGAAAATTATGATTGTTGATGATCACCCCTTGATGCGCCGGGGGATCAGCCAACTTCTAAGCTTTGAAAACGACTTCGAGATGGTTGGCGAAGCCAGCAACGGCGCTGATGCCGTCGTGCTCGCGCAGGAAAAAGAACCAGACCTGATCCTGCTCGATCTGAACATGAAGGGGATGTCAGGCCTTGATACCCTCAATGCCATGCGCGCGGAAGGCATCCAGGCCCGCATAGTCGTACTCACGGTCTCTGACAGCCGTTCAGATGTCAAAGCCCTAGTCAATGCCGGGGCCGATGGCTACTTGTTGAAAGATACCGAGCCAGATCAACTCATTGCCTTATTAAAACAAGCCATGTGCGGTGGCCAGGCCTTCAGTGATTTAGTACGTGAATATCTGGCCGACAGCGCCGAGCAAGACTCGCTGCTCGATACCCTGACGGATCGGGAAATGCAGATCCTAAAAGAGGTGGCTAAGGGCTACCGCAACAAGCAAATTGCCGATAACCTGTTCATTTCAGAGGCAACCGTCAAGGTCCATATGAAGAGCTTGCTGAAAAAGCTGCAGGTGAAATCCAGGACAGCAGCTACCGTTCTTTATCTAGAGTCGCAGGGACAATAA
- a CDS encoding TIGR02808 family protein, which translates to MSTLESIIWHVLGYAAMPVIILSGFAAVAVICIWLLSLGKDKNI; encoded by the coding sequence ATGAGTACATTAGAGTCAATCATCTGGCATGTACTGGGTTATGCAGCCATGCCTGTAATCATCCTGTCTGGTTTTGCTGCGGTAGCTGTGATTTGTATCTGGCTATTGTCGCTGGGTAAGGACAAAAATATCTAA
- the ompW gene encoding outer membrane protein OmpW — protein sequence MKKNLCTVAILAAMMVAPQAMAHKQGDILVRAGTATVVPNESSDDVLGLGEFGIDSNTQLGITVGYMLTDNISVELLAATPFRHSVSLNGVGKIAEVEHLPPTLMLQYYFMDSSSKFRPYVGAGLNYTTFFNEDFNGTGKSAQLSDLKLEDSWGLAANVGIDYQVQDNWFFGASVWYADIGTDVKFKAGGEPQKISTDIDPWIFMVTAGYSF from the coding sequence ATGAAAAAGAATCTATGTACCGTCGCTATCCTAGCCGCAATGATGGTTGCCCCTCAGGCTATGGCACACAAGCAAGGTGACATCTTGGTCCGTGCCGGTACGGCAACGGTGGTTCCGAACGAAAGCAGTGATGATGTACTTGGTCTCGGTGAGTTTGGCATCGATTCAAACACCCAGCTGGGTATTACTGTGGGATATATGCTGACAGACAACATCAGTGTTGAGCTGCTGGCGGCAACCCCGTTCAGGCACAGTGTTTCGCTAAACGGTGTTGGTAAAATTGCAGAAGTTGAACACCTGCCACCGACACTGATGCTTCAGTACTATTTTATGGACAGCAGTAGCAAATTCCGCCCGTATGTCGGTGCTGGTCTCAACTACACCACTTTCTTCAATGAAGATTTTAATGGTACCGGTAAAAGTGCCCAGTTGAGTGATCTTAAATTGGAAGATTCATGGGGTCTGGCGGCCAATGTCGGTATTGACTACCAGGTGCAGGATAACTGGTTCTTCGGCGCTTCAGTGTGGTACGCCGATATCGGTACTGATGTGAAGTTCAAGGCCGGTGGCGAGCCCCAGAAAATCAGTACCGATATCGACCCGTGGATTTTTATGGTCACGGCAGGCTATAGCTTTTAA